Proteins encoded in a region of the Myxococcales bacterium genome:
- the lexA gene encoding transcriptional repressor LexA: protein MQGLTQRQQMVLDYIKQSIVDRGYPPTLREIGARMGIRSTNGVNDHLRALERKGYLTREDMKSRALRPTGPGPVGPLEASNDEANAQSLRMDDDDLVEIPVLGRVAAGMPILAEENVIDTVRVDRGLIRGGREVFGLRVSGDSMIDAGILSGDYIFVRKQLTASRGDIVVALIGDEATVKYYFPEKDYVRFQPANKTMAPILVRAMDFRATMLLGVVVGVFRRI, encoded by the coding sequence ATGCAAGGGCTTACCCAGCGGCAGCAGATGGTCCTCGACTACATCAAGCAGTCCATCGTCGATCGGGGGTACCCTCCCACGCTCCGCGAGATCGGCGCGCGCATGGGGATTCGCTCCACGAACGGCGTGAACGACCACCTTCGCGCGCTCGAGCGCAAGGGATACCTCACGCGCGAAGACATGAAGAGCCGCGCGCTCCGCCCCACGGGGCCGGGGCCGGTGGGCCCGCTCGAGGCGTCGAACGACGAAGCCAACGCCCAGTCGCTCCGGATGGACGATGACGACCTCGTCGAGATCCCGGTGCTCGGTCGCGTGGCGGCGGGCATGCCCATCCTCGCCGAAGAGAACGTCATCGACACGGTGCGCGTCGACCGCGGGCTCATCCGCGGCGGCCGCGAGGTCTTCGGCCTCCGCGTCTCGGGCGACAGCATGATCGACGCCGGCATCCTGAGCGGCGACTACATCTTCGTGCGCAAGCAGCTCACCGCGAGCCGCGGCGACATCGTCGTCGCGCTCATCGGCGACGAGGCGACGGTCAAGTACTACTTCCCCGAGAAGGACTACGTGCGCTTCCAGCCCGCGAACAAGACCATGGCGCCGATCCTGGTGCGCGCGATGGACTTCCGCGCGACGATGCTCCTCGGCGTCGTCGTGGGCGTGTTTCGCCGCATCTGA
- a CDS encoding GHKL domain-containing protein, with the protein MRRPSRSSPELVPAPDAAVAASPDERDAPESHAKASGMHMRALQMPPRWLDRLFVASCEMPVDEGERAVVESLVRVVSELLPARAVGAVLCVRSRAPELVVALPPALHAPTEARPGARLFPSLLEEIVVPVGAAGTTLHLGSTADGGAQPGSAEHDLLLRTGLAMERGLAVARAQVRARGAASELQALTAHMVQAEKLASLGQLAAGIVHELNNPLTSIVVYTDALLRQAREGGDPEAIERLRRISDSAGRMLRFTRDLNSYARPSREVQVAVSVEGVVQQALTFCEHVLAEASAEVVRDFADGEHGMVRGMPEQLAQVFVNLVTNACHAMAATARPGVLRVATRATTESVLVVVEDNGAGVAEEDVARVFTPFFTTKAPGEGTGLGLSIVKKIVDDHRAQIAIERRHEGGTRFVLTFPRLGAQR; encoded by the coding sequence ATGAGACGCCCTTCCCGATCGTCCCCCGAGCTCGTGCCGGCGCCCGACGCCGCAGTCGCCGCCAGTCCCGACGAGCGCGACGCTCCCGAGTCGCACGCAAAGGCGTCGGGCATGCACATGCGCGCCCTCCAGATGCCGCCCCGCTGGCTCGATCGCCTGTTCGTCGCGTCGTGCGAGATGCCCGTCGACGAGGGCGAGCGCGCGGTCGTCGAGTCCCTCGTGCGCGTCGTGTCCGAGTTGCTGCCCGCGCGCGCGGTGGGCGCCGTCTTGTGCGTTCGCAGCCGCGCGCCCGAGCTCGTCGTCGCGCTCCCGCCAGCGCTCCACGCGCCCACGGAGGCTCGCCCGGGCGCCCGCCTGTTCCCCTCGCTCCTCGAAGAGATTGTCGTGCCGGTCGGGGCCGCCGGCACGACGCTGCACCTCGGATCGACCGCAGACGGGGGCGCCCAGCCTGGCTCGGCGGAGCACGATCTGTTGCTGCGCACCGGCCTCGCCATGGAGCGTGGCCTGGCGGTCGCGCGCGCCCAAGTGCGCGCGCGCGGTGCGGCGAGCGAGCTCCAGGCCCTGACCGCGCACATGGTGCAGGCCGAGAAGCTCGCGTCGCTCGGCCAGCTCGCCGCGGGCATCGTGCACGAGCTCAACAACCCGCTCACTTCCATCGTCGTGTACACCGACGCCCTCCTCCGCCAGGCCCGCGAGGGGGGAGATCCCGAGGCGATCGAGCGCCTGCGTCGCATCAGCGACAGCGCGGGGCGCATGCTGCGCTTCACGCGCGACCTCAACAGCTACGCCCGCCCCTCGCGCGAGGTGCAGGTCGCCGTGTCGGTGGAGGGGGTCGTCCAGCAGGCCCTCACGTTCTGCGAGCACGTGCTCGCGGAGGCGAGCGCCGAGGTCGTGCGTGACTTCGCGGACGGCGAGCACGGGATGGTGCGCGGAATGCCCGAGCAGCTCGCGCAGGTGTTCGTCAACTTGGTGACCAACGCCTGTCACGCGATGGCGGCCACGGCGCGGCCCGGGGTGCTCCGCGTCGCGACGCGCGCGACCACGGAGAGTGTGCTCGTGGTGGTCGAGGACAACGGCGCGGGCGTGGCCGAGGAGGACGTCGCGCGGGTCTTCACCCCCTTCTTCACCACGAAGGCTCCGGGCGAAGGGACGGGCCTCGGCCTGTCCATCGTGAAGAAGATCGTGGACGACCACCGCGCGCAGATCGCGATTGAGCGCCGCCACGAGGGCGGGACGCGCTTCGTGCTCACCTTCCCGAGGCTCGGCGCGCAGCGCTGA
- a CDS encoding PAS domain S-box protein has translation MLVVDDDAVSRHVLTSALGQAGMEWIAAASGGEALKEIDRVRPSVVLLDLVMPSPDGYQILRILRARPDTRDVPVVVLTALDAEDEIARAFDAGADDFLRKPFKAVELVSRVRGQLRLRAAKDELARRERDALIVTELTQTLASNLDFRGILFTVVQRIAEVAHVDRVSIVLVREGNVGYVVAASDDEQLRDLPIDLSKYPEIQGVLASGETLMIDDAETHPALEIFRSEGHALAFSSLAIMPILYEGRATGVLTLRARQRGAFGERELAMCRIVASAMAIALRNARVLQTLRDQTQQVTVARFEAERRMRSLQRYADFFESSGDGIVVVDSEGRLHFSNPRARDITGYTEEDLRGRRLQDLFEDRTMADALGSGFARGVFPKGVDVLVRRSDGRIAILDVNFSSVLREEGIVLCSFRDVTRSREVEAELVKTKDFLQRVIDSSVDAIITADLRGEVVLFNQAAERIYGRPASEVVGRSVKILYPKGGAAKHMKMIRAGGGRVQGVRTEIVDGAGAIVPVLFAGGLIYEGDQPVGTVGLFTDLREKMQMEARLERAHEQILAQERQAIVAELAGAAAHELNQPLTSVLNYALLLKRVLAPGTPGSNAADVISSEADRMAEIVRKIGKITRYETKSYVGRQNILDLDRSSEGRQGEP, from the coding sequence GTGCTCGTGGTCGACGACGACGCCGTCAGCCGCCATGTGCTGACGAGCGCGCTCGGCCAGGCCGGGATGGAGTGGATCGCCGCGGCCTCGGGCGGCGAGGCGCTGAAGGAGATCGACCGCGTTCGTCCGTCGGTCGTCCTCCTCGACCTCGTGATGCCGAGCCCCGACGGCTACCAGATCTTGCGCATTCTGCGGGCGCGCCCCGACACGCGCGACGTGCCGGTCGTCGTGCTCACCGCCCTCGACGCCGAGGACGAGATCGCGCGGGCGTTCGACGCGGGGGCCGACGACTTCCTTCGCAAGCCCTTCAAGGCGGTCGAGCTCGTGTCGCGCGTGCGCGGCCAACTCCGGCTCCGCGCCGCAAAAGACGAGCTTGCGCGGAGAGAGCGCGACGCGCTCATCGTGACCGAGCTCACCCAGACCCTCGCGTCCAACCTCGACTTCCGCGGGATCCTCTTCACGGTCGTGCAGCGCATCGCCGAGGTCGCGCACGTCGACCGCGTGTCCATCGTGCTCGTCCGCGAGGGAAACGTGGGGTACGTCGTCGCCGCCTCGGACGACGAGCAGCTGCGCGATCTGCCCATCGATCTCTCCAAGTATCCTGAAATCCAGGGCGTCCTCGCCTCGGGGGAGACCCTGATGATCGACGACGCGGAGACGCACCCCGCGCTCGAGATCTTTCGCAGCGAGGGGCACGCGCTCGCGTTCAGCTCTCTCGCCATCATGCCCATCCTGTACGAGGGTCGGGCGACGGGCGTGCTCACGCTGCGAGCGCGGCAACGGGGCGCCTTCGGCGAGCGCGAGCTCGCCATGTGCCGCATCGTCGCCAGCGCGATGGCCATCGCGCTGCGGAACGCGCGCGTGCTCCAGACCCTCCGCGACCAGACCCAGCAGGTCACTGTGGCCCGGTTCGAGGCCGAGCGCCGCATGCGCTCGCTCCAGCGCTACGCCGACTTCTTCGAGAGCTCGGGCGACGGCATCGTCGTGGTCGACTCCGAGGGGCGCTTGCACTTCTCGAACCCGCGCGCGCGCGATATCACGGGCTACACCGAGGAGGACCTCCGCGGTCGCCGCCTGCAAGACCTGTTCGAAGATCGGACGATGGCCGACGCGCTCGGGAGCGGCTTCGCGCGGGGCGTGTTCCCGAAGGGGGTCGACGTCCTCGTGCGCCGAAGCGACGGCCGCATCGCGATCCTCGACGTGAACTTCAGCTCCGTGCTCCGGGAGGAGGGCATCGTGCTCTGCTCGTTCCGAGACGTCACTCGGAGCCGCGAGGTCGAGGCGGAGCTCGTGAAGACCAAAGACTTCCTCCAGCGGGTGATCGACTCGTCGGTCGACGCGATCATCACGGCCGACCTGCGCGGCGAGGTCGTGCTCTTCAACCAGGCCGCGGAGCGCATCTACGGGCGGCCCGCGTCGGAGGTCGTCGGACGATCGGTCAAGATCCTTTACCCAAAGGGCGGCGCGGCCAAACACATGAAGATGATCCGCGCCGGAGGCGGCCGCGTTCAGGGCGTGCGCACCGAGATCGTCGACGGTGCCGGCGCGATCGTGCCGGTGTTGTTCGCGGGGGGGCTCATCTACGAGGGAGACCAGCCGGTGGGCACGGTGGGCTTGTTCACCGACCTCCGCGAGAAGATGCAAATGGAGGCGCGCCTCGAGCGAGCGCACGAGCAGATCCTCGCGCAGGAGCGCCAGGCCATCGTGGCGGAGCTCGCGGGGGCCGCCGCGCACGAGCTGAACCAGCCGCTCACGAGCGTGCTGAACTACGCGCTGCTCCTGAAGCGAGTCCTCGCGCCGGGGACCCCTGGCTCCAACGCCGCCGACGTCATCAGCTCCGAGGCCGACCGCATGGCCGAAATAGTCCGCAAAATCGGGAAAATAACCCGCTACGAGACCAAGAGCTACGTGGGCCGGCAGAACATCCTGGACCTCGACCGATCGAGCGAGGGCCGTCAGGGAGAGCCATGA
- the ruvB gene encoding Holliday junction branch migration DNA helicase RuvB produces the protein MANGSRRAGGAGQEGRSRAAGKLAAEAAVEPDVGGREGRAVGGGLQGDDVRYDRALRPKVFADYIGQEKHKENLRVFVEAARRRGEPLDHLLLSGPPGLGKTTLAQILAAEMGVTLHMTNGPVVEHKGALAGLLTKLGPNDILFIDEIHRLNPIVEESLYPALEDFQIEVVTGEGAFASSIQIPVNPFTLVGATTRTGLLTGPLLSRFGHAVRLDFYPPEELARIVARSAELLGVPITAPAAHEIAVRSRGTPRVANRLLRRCRDFAEVLGSGAIDERAVGTACERLDIDRAGFDEMDRRLLKVILDDYDGGPVGVETLAAALGEPRDTIEDVYEPYLLQQGYLGRTPRGRIATKRAYDHFGRARPAGQAALQAGLFVED, from the coding sequence ATGGCGAACGGGAGCCGAAGAGCAGGTGGGGCAGGCCAGGAGGGCCGCTCGCGCGCTGCGGGGAAATTGGCTGCGGAGGCCGCGGTCGAGCCGGACGTCGGGGGTCGCGAGGGGCGGGCCGTGGGCGGCGGGCTCCAGGGCGACGATGTGCGCTACGACCGCGCGCTCCGTCCCAAAGTATTTGCAGACTACATCGGACAAGAGAAGCACAAGGAGAACCTCCGCGTGTTCGTCGAGGCGGCGCGCCGACGTGGCGAGCCGCTCGATCACCTCCTGCTCTCCGGGCCGCCGGGCCTCGGCAAGACCACGCTCGCGCAGATCCTGGCCGCCGAGATGGGCGTCACGCTCCACATGACGAACGGGCCCGTGGTCGAGCACAAGGGGGCGCTCGCGGGGCTCCTCACCAAGCTCGGCCCGAACGACATCCTCTTCATCGACGAGATCCATCGCCTGAACCCGATCGTCGAGGAGAGCCTCTACCCGGCGCTCGAGGACTTCCAGATCGAGGTCGTCACCGGGGAAGGCGCCTTCGCCTCCTCCATCCAAATTCCCGTGAACCCGTTCACCCTGGTTGGCGCGACCACCCGCACCGGCCTGCTCACCGGCCCGCTGCTCTCCCGCTTCGGTCACGCGGTGCGGCTCGACTTCTATCCCCCCGAAGAGCTGGCGCGTATCGTCGCGCGGAGCGCCGAGCTGCTCGGCGTGCCGATCACCGCGCCCGCCGCCCACGAGATCGCCGTGCGGTCGCGCGGCACGCCGCGGGTCGCCAACCGCCTGCTGCGGCGCTGCCGGGACTTCGCGGAGGTGCTCGGTTCGGGCGCCATCGACGAGCGCGCCGTGGGCACCGCGTGCGAGCGCCTCGACATCGACCGCGCCGGCTTCGACGAGATGGACCGGCGGCTCCTGAAGGTGATTCTGGACGACTACGACGGGGGCCCGGTCGGCGTGGAGACGCTCGCCGCCGCCCTCGGCGAGCCGCGCGACACGATCGAAGACGTGTACGAGCCCTACCTTCTCCAGCAGGGGTACCTGGGCCGGACTCCGCGGGGCCGAATCGCCACGAAGCGCGCCTACGACCACTTCGGGCGGGCGCGGCCGGCCGGCCAGGCCGCGCTCCAGGCGGGGCTCTTCGTGGAAGACTGA
- a CDS encoding outer membrane protein transport protein, whose protein sequence is MRACRRGSSAGLAFAGAASILLHAQAARASNVTEFPDNGSEQLARGGAWVARASDPLATFFNPAGLAGQDTKLTLQASAIVHHTCFTRVKAAGDTSTEPLAAGSGGAFPRVCNDVEVNPNPQLAGTLRISDRLGVGLALLGPSAAGESNWPDFVNDQASPNRYMLLRRHGVLAFPSLGVGFEVIPGLRLGASFQWGFADLKLASASVALNVDSATPVNDVRTNLQLKDYFIPGGTFGALYSPNERLDLAAWYRVSDSVRASGDLGTAANYFTPANARGDASRIIYGDTFFGDCGTGNKAVEGTCGPGKAAVTLAIPMEAKLGVRYHAPLAGGPSRKGHRDPMADDLFDAELDLTWANNSAIDSIQVRFPSDAKTGDAIIPVSGIPGGGIPGNADQKRGYRDVIGVRLGGDFNVIRDRLALRGGGFFESSAQDKQYQNIDFAAASRLGLALGATFRVRTGSAADAGALDFMVGYGHVFVADMTNSDPRAAGVPAVAGTACNPATSNQPGDLCGSVNGAAGRTKYQTNWPVNLGTITNAINVLNVGVSYRF, encoded by the coding sequence ATGAGGGCGTGCCGCCGCGGCTCGAGCGCGGGGCTCGCCTTCGCGGGGGCCGCGTCGATCCTGCTCCACGCGCAAGCCGCCCGCGCCTCCAACGTGACCGAGTTCCCCGACAACGGCTCGGAGCAGCTCGCGCGCGGTGGCGCCTGGGTGGCGCGCGCCTCCGATCCGCTCGCCACGTTCTTCAACCCGGCCGGCCTCGCCGGGCAAGACACGAAGCTCACGCTCCAGGCGAGCGCGATCGTGCATCATACATGCTTCACGCGCGTGAAGGCCGCGGGAGACACCTCCACCGAGCCGCTCGCGGCGGGTTCGGGCGGCGCGTTCCCGAGGGTCTGCAACGACGTCGAGGTCAACCCGAACCCCCAGCTCGCGGGGACCCTGCGCATCAGCGACCGCCTCGGCGTCGGCCTCGCGCTCCTCGGCCCGAGCGCCGCCGGCGAGAGCAACTGGCCCGACTTCGTCAACGACCAGGCCTCCCCGAACCGCTACATGCTCCTCCGGCGCCACGGCGTCCTGGCCTTCCCGTCGCTCGGCGTCGGCTTCGAGGTGATCCCAGGGCTCCGGCTCGGCGCGAGCTTCCAGTGGGGCTTCGCCGACCTCAAGCTGGCGAGCGCCTCGGTCGCGCTCAACGTCGACTCGGCCACGCCCGTGAACGACGTCCGCACGAACCTGCAGCTCAAAGACTACTTCATCCCCGGCGGCACGTTCGGCGCCCTCTACTCGCCGAACGAGCGCCTCGATCTTGCTGCGTGGTACCGCGTGAGCGACTCCGTCCGTGCGTCGGGCGATCTCGGCACCGCCGCCAACTACTTCACGCCCGCCAACGCGAGGGGCGACGCGAGCCGGATCATCTACGGAGACACGTTCTTCGGCGATTGCGGCACGGGCAACAAGGCGGTCGAGGGGACCTGCGGCCCGGGCAAGGCCGCCGTCACGCTCGCGATCCCCATGGAGGCGAAGCTGGGCGTTCGCTACCACGCGCCGCTCGCCGGCGGTCCGTCGCGCAAGGGCCACCGCGATCCGATGGCCGACGATCTCTTCGACGCCGAGCTCGACCTCACCTGGGCGAACAACAGCGCCATCGACTCGATCCAGGTGCGCTTCCCGAGCGACGCGAAGACCGGGGACGCGATCATCCCCGTCTCGGGCATCCCCGGTGGCGGCATCCCGGGGAACGCGGATCAGAAGCGTGGCTACCGCGACGTCATCGGCGTCCGCTTGGGCGGCGATTTCAACGTGATCCGCGATCGCCTCGCGCTGCGTGGCGGCGGCTTCTTCGAGTCGTCGGCGCAGGACAAGCAGTACCAAAACATCGACTTCGCCGCGGCCTCGCGCCTCGGGCTCGCGCTCGGCGCGACGTTCCGCGTACGGACCGGCTCTGCGGCAGACGCGGGCGCCCTCGATTTCATGGTCGGCTACGGGCACGTGTTCGTCGCCGACATGACGAACAGCGACCCGCGCGCGGCCGGCGTCCCGGCGGTCGCGGGCACGGCGTGCAACCCCGCCACCTCGAACCAGCCCGGCGACCTCTGCGGGAGCGTGAACGGCGCGGCGGGCCGCACGAAATACCAGACCAACTGGCCGGTCAACCTCGGCACGATCACGAACGCCATCAACGTGCTCAACGTCGGCGTGTCGTACCGCTTCTAG
- a CDS encoding FHA domain-containing protein, which translates to MAPCPQCGAVPQSSDKFCNVCGYSLGPSPFGQAPQYGAPQQPHQGGLPPIDAMPFTNDAYGNPQGQQGGGFQQSGGYPAGQGGFPGGGGGFGQQPQYGGGGFDQGGGFGQQPQGGFGQQQGGFPDPNAGFGGGGFGQQPQQGFGGGGFGQQQPQQPHQPHQPQGFGGYPQQGQGFGGGGFDQAPQPQFAPAPPPAPVAAAAPAYQPPPPQALPANALRGFVVSYQANPAGEFWPLTGGRKVIGRANSGENVDIPLSDATTSSRHAALSIDGVSGTITLEDTGSTNGTFVNEEHVGFNGRRDLRDGDKLRFGGYVAFVKLITRTH; encoded by the coding sequence ATGGCCCCCTGTCCGCAATGCGGCGCTGTTCCACAGTCCTCCGACAAGTTCTGCAACGTCTGCGGATATTCGCTCGGCCCCTCGCCATTTGGGCAAGCTCCCCAATACGGCGCGCCCCAGCAGCCGCATCAGGGTGGGCTGCCGCCGATCGACGCCATGCCCTTCACGAATGACGCGTACGGCAACCCCCAAGGCCAGCAGGGCGGGGGCTTCCAGCAGTCCGGCGGCTATCCCGCGGGGCAGGGTGGCTTCCCCGGCGGTGGCGGCGGCTTCGGTCAACAGCCGCAGTACGGTGGCGGCGGCTTCGATCAGGGCGGCGGCTTCGGTCAGCAGCCCCAAGGTGGATTTGGCCAGCAGCAGGGCGGCTTCCCCGACCCCAACGCGGGGTTCGGTGGCGGCGGCTTCGGTCAGCAGCCACAGCAGGGCTTCGGTGGCGGCGGCTTCGGCCAGCAGCAACCGCAGCAGCCGCATCAGCCCCACCAACCGCAAGGCTTCGGCGGCTACCCGCAGCAGGGCCAGGGCTTCGGCGGCGGTGGTTTCGATCAGGCCCCGCAGCCCCAGTTCGCGCCTGCACCGCCGCCCGCGCCCGTCGCTGCGGCTGCGCCCGCGTACCAGCCGCCTCCGCCCCAGGCGCTGCCCGCCAACGCGCTGCGTGGCTTCGTCGTCTCCTACCAGGCGAACCCCGCCGGGGAGTTCTGGCCGCTCACCGGCGGCCGCAAGGTGATCGGCCGCGCGAATTCGGGCGAGAACGTCGACATCCCGCTGAGTGACGCGACCACGTCCTCGCGGCACGCGGCCCTCTCGATCGACGGAGTGAGCGGCACCATCACCCTCGAGGACACGGGCTCCACAAACGGCACGTTCGTCAACGAGGAGCATGTGGGCTTCAACGGGCGCCGCGACCTCCGCGATGGCGATAAGCTCCGCTTCGGGGGCTATGTCGCGTTCGTGAAGCTCATCACGCGCACGCACTGA
- a CDS encoding cyclic nucleotide-binding domain-containing protein yields the protein MTDPSPTAQREEQLARVPFFEGLTGEALQLIAEVTHEESYGLGARIFNYGDRGDRVYIVAEGKVRISRNVSGMGEEALAVLGPGEVFGEMALLDESVRSADALAHERCKLLVIAKDDFDDLLFLNKDLAYEVLWSSVRMLTSRLRETNEKLTFLSTSGKF from the coding sequence GTGACCGACCCCAGCCCGACGGCCCAGCGCGAGGAGCAGCTCGCCCGCGTCCCCTTCTTCGAGGGCCTCACGGGCGAGGCCCTACAGCTGATCGCCGAGGTGACCCACGAGGAGTCGTACGGTCTCGGCGCGCGCATCTTCAACTACGGTGATCGCGGCGACCGCGTGTACATCGTCGCCGAGGGTAAGGTGCGCATCTCGCGCAACGTCTCCGGCATGGGCGAGGAGGCCCTCGCGGTGCTGGGGCCTGGCGAAGTGTTCGGCGAGATGGCGCTCCTCGACGAGTCGGTGCGCTCGGCGGACGCGTTGGCCCACGAGCGCTGCAAGCTCCTCGTCATCGCCAAAGACGACTTCGACGACCTGCTCTTTCTGAACAAGGATCTCGCCTACGAGGTCCTCTGGAGCTCCGTGCGCATGCTCACGAGCAGGCTCCGCGAGACCAACGAGAAGCTTACGTTCCTCTCTACCTCCGGCAAGTTCTGA
- the trxB gene encoding thioredoxin-disulfide reductase, with translation MTDTRKVIIIGSGPAGHTAAIYASRANLQPLMFEGLVRGGIPGGQLMITNDVENYPGFPAKVTGPDLMKAFRDQSLHQGAEIRTEDVNRVDLSSRPFRVWAGDDDTEYQAETLIIATGAQAKWLGIESEHALKGRGVSACAVCDGAFFRNQDVAVVGGGDTAMEESMYLSGLCRSVALIHRRDEFRASKAMQERVLKNPKITVHYNTEIDEILDVTKGEVTGVRLRNNKTGEKQTLDVTGYFVAIGHTPNTDLFAGALELHDNGYIKTKPGTTQTSVAGVFAAGDVQDFVYRQAVTAAGSGCMAALEAERWLAASSSH, from the coding sequence ATGACGGACACGAGAAAGGTCATCATCATCGGCTCCGGCCCTGCGGGCCACACTGCGGCGATCTACGCTTCGCGCGCCAACCTGCAGCCCCTCATGTTCGAGGGGCTCGTCCGCGGGGGCATTCCCGGCGGGCAGCTCATGATCACGAACGACGTCGAGAACTACCCGGGGTTCCCCGCGAAGGTGACCGGCCCCGATCTCATGAAGGCGTTCCGCGACCAGTCGCTCCATCAGGGCGCGGAGATCCGCACCGAAGACGTGAACCGCGTCGACCTGTCGTCGCGTCCCTTCCGCGTGTGGGCGGGCGACGACGACACGGAGTACCAGGCCGAGACCCTCATCATCGCCACGGGCGCCCAGGCGAAGTGGCTCGGCATCGAGAGCGAGCACGCGCTGAAGGGGCGCGGCGTCTCGGCGTGCGCCGTGTGCGACGGCGCGTTCTTCCGAAACCAGGACGTGGCCGTGGTGGGCGGCGGCGACACGGCGATGGAGGAGTCGATGTACCTCTCCGGTCTGTGCCGCAGCGTCGCGCTCATCCACCGCCGCGACGAGTTCCGCGCCAGCAAGGCGATGCAAGAGCGCGTGCTCAAGAACCCGAAGATCACGGTCCACTACAACACCGAGATCGACGAGATCCTCGACGTGACCAAGGGCGAGGTCACGGGCGTCCGGCTGCGCAACAACAAGACCGGCGAGAAGCAGACCCTCGACGTCACGGGGTACTTCGTCGCGATCGGGCACACTCCGAACACGGACCTCTTCGCCGGCGCGCTCGAGCTGCACGACAACGGCTACATCAAGACCAAGCCCGGCACGACGCAGACGAGCGTCGCGGGCGTGTTCGCCGCGGGCGACGTGCAGGACTTCGTCTACCGGCAGGCCGTCACGGCCGCGGGCTCGGGGTGCATGGCCGCCCTCGAGGCGGAGCGCTGGCTCGCCGCGAGCTCGAGCCACTGA